Within Bradymonas sediminis, the genomic segment GAAGCAGCCCTTCAAGCAACGATCGCCGAGGTCTATCGCCTGGGCGGCGCCGTCCACTCGGTGACGCCCCAAAAAGAAGACCTGGAAGATGTATTTTTGCGCGACACGCGCGCCGAGAATATAAGCTAAATGGAGCGCGAGTGTCCTCACTCGCATCGCGCGTTAGCGCGAAAATGATTATCACCCTACCACGCATTGCAGGGCGACCAAAAACAGCCGCGCCCTATATCTCATACAAGGTTTTCCCATGCGTTGGATTCGCGTCAACACCGCCATTGCCCTCAACACCTTTCGCGAGGCAGTGCGCAACAAAATCTTCGGAAGCCTCATCTTCTTCGCGGTGCTGCTCATCGTCATGAGTATCGCGTTCGGCGAGCTGAGCCTGCATAATGAGGTGCGCGTCGCGCGTGATCTCACGTTCTTTACCACCTCGATCTTCGCGATGGTCATCACCGTCTACTCCTCGGTGACGCTGCTCCACACCGAGATCGAGAAGCAAACGATCTACACGATTTTGTCCAAACCCATCCGCCGGTGGGAGTTTTTGGTCGGCAAATTCACCGGCATTCAACTTCTGCTGAGCGCAATTTTGACCGCCCTCTTCGCCATCTCGTCGGGCGTTATCCTGCTTCAAGGCGGCGAAATCACCGCCGCGCTCGCCTGGGGCCACGTGACGCTCCTGCTGCAACTCAGCATCATCACCGCCATCGCGATGTTGATGGCGAGTTTCTCCTCACCGCTGCTCTCGGGGATGGTCAGCGTCGCGATCTTTATCGCCGGCAACCTGATGACCCAACTCGCCCAGGTCGAAGAACTCCTGCGTTCCCAACATAACCCCATCTGGCGCGTCATCTGGGCGGTCCAATACCTGCTCCCCAACCTCGAATCGCTTAACCTTGCCGAGGTTATCACCTATTCAGTCCCGGTCAGCGCGGCGTATTTGGGCTCGGCAGTTTGGTACGCCTCCGCTTACACTGCGATCGTGATGCTACTGGCCATGATAATCTTTTCGCGACGTGATTTCGTCTGAATCGCTTTTCATCCGCCCGGATTAATTATGTCTACATCGAATTCAATAGAGGTACCCCCGGAAAGCAGACGGGATTTCATCTTTGAGAAACTCAAGCAGTATGCATCACTGCCCTACCTTCTCCTTATATTTATTACGGTACTTATTTATTCTCAGACGTTGTCTTTTGGCATCATGGACACCTGGGATGATCAAGTCTTTTTTTTAGATCGTCCGGAACTAAAAAACTGGTGGGGTACACCTTGGTTTGAACGTCTTACGACGCCCGAAATCGGATATCCAATTCCAATCCCAACGGTGTTATATGTGCTGTTGCAACAACTGCCAGGAGATTGGGTGATTCCTACTTCCCACGGGCTAAACGTATTGCTTCAGTGTATTAACGCATGCTTGATGTACAAAGTACTCCTCCGCTGGCTTGAAAAGCGCACCCCAACACTTGTTGCAGCACTTTTATGGGCCAGTCACCCCCTATTAGTCGAATCGGTCGCATGGGTTACCAACCTGAAGACTCTGACCTTTGCCGCTGCGTTGCTTACCGCAATTCTTTTCTGGGAGAATCACCTTAGAGCACCTAAGCGATATTATATCGCCTTTAGCGGTCTCTTCGCCATTCTCGCATTCGGATGCAGGCCGGAAGCAATTATTATCGCCCCTTTAATCTTGGCGCGCACATATTGGAAAGGCGGATGGCCATTACTTCGACGCCCCATCTATTGGGTGCTTCCCATAGGCTTGGCTATCCTCTCGGCCATCTTTATTCCGTTTGTCATCGGAAGCCATACAACGGCGCTCATAGCCATCAATGACAACAGCACAATCACAACGCTCAAAAACCTAGAGCATTACCAACAGATATTCACTGCCCTTGCGCTTCAAATCTGGCATATTATCTCCCCAAACAATCTCAACCCTGCCTATTACGAGGAGCAGTATCGTGCGCCCTACATTCTCATTTCAGGCATATTAATCGCGGCCGTTTGGCTTGGTGCAATCCTCATAACATGGCGGACAAAACACCCTGGGGGCTGGCCCTTAACTTTTGCAGCAATCTGCTATGCTCCCGCCTCTGGAATCGAATATTTACCGCGCTTCACAGCCGACACTTATATGTATCTTCCGTTAGCTGGCCTATTAGCCGCCAGCATTACCTTCTTGCCTCAAAGAATAAACTACCGCGAACGCGCTCATTTCTGGAGCTTGCTCACGCTCCTAGTAATATGTGCCCTTGCAACCAGCTCATTCATCCAAAATCAGCGTTGGCGGAACACAATCACATTATGGGAACCACTTCTAGAGAGCACGGCAGAGTATGGCCAAGCGCATTTTATGGTTGGTATCGCACTTACGAGTGTAGGCGAATACGATAAGGCTGTAAAAATCTTCGACGAAGGTTATCATGGAATAACGCGAACTCTTACACCGCCGGTAGAAATGGCGGTCGCTTATGCCTCGGCAGGCAACCCAATTCGCGCTTATGAAATTCTTATGGATATTCTACTGCGATCAGACATCCCATCAGATCCTCGAACGGATAGTTTATTAGTCATCTTGGCGGCCAAAAACAAACTTAACTGGCCTGACAAAGGACGTTTTAATGAGGTGGCAAATAAAGCGGCATGGCGAGTCTACCAAGCCAGGTCGCTGCCACAGCAACTGCACTCTGAAGTTTCAAAATATTTTTATCACCAGCAGCAAGATGATCTAGGTAAGCTTTTCGCCAATACAGCACCTCGATCAAAGTGACGCCTAAAATTAAGCCCGAATTAAGGGGTTGCTGCAGTGCATTTACTCTATTTCTCGATACAGATGTCCTCCCGTAGTCTAGTCGTTGGGCCAAGAGCATTATGGGCGTTTTGAGTTTGGAATTTTCTCAAGGTTAGAGACCTCGCGCGTAAACGAACGCGGGAAGCTGCCGTATATATACCATCCAACGCATCTTGCGTTATGGGCGCCTAGAATTTGACAATATAAAACCCTGATATTATTAACCGTTTTCTAGTAGGCCGAACATTCAGATACCCGGGGGAACTAAGTCTCCGAAAGAAACCCAGCACCGGCACACTTAAAAGCCAGCGCGTATACTGTCCTAAATCTCCAGTTTCCAACCGAGCATAGTTTGAAAGACCTCCTTCACAATATCGACATGAGTTCACAGCGCATCTGGTTCTTATTTGTCTCACTATTGCTTCTCGCAATTCCGATTTTAACACCGACCATTCTGCCCATTGCTGATCTTCCTCAGCATATGAACCAGATTATCTTATTCCAAGATTGGCTTCAAAATGCAGATAGTCAATATACCCTGCAATGGTGGACGCCATATAGCGCGATTTACCCATTTCTTTTTATCATTTCTGCGATATTTGAACCGCTTCTTGCGGCACGTATTGCAGTCTTATTTGTGGTTTCTTGCGTTGCAATTGCGATACACACACTGGCTTATTTAGAAAACCGCCCAGCCTGGAATGCAGTCCTTGCGTGCATTCTAATTTTCAACTGCTCCTTATATTGGGGGCTTCTCCCATTTGTTTTCGGGATGGCCATTTTCCTCTTATGGTTTCGAGTAACACAATTTTATATCAACGCTGAACCTACGCTTTACAACGACCTACGTCTCATCGCGTGTGGCCTTTGCCTCTACCTATCGCACGCACTATGGTTCGCTGCTGGTTTACTATGGCTAGGGTTCTATTACCTTGTAGCCCGCTTTTCGTTTAAACAACTGTTGCGCCGAACTGTTCCTGTCGCCATCTTGGTTTTAGTGGGGATAATCGGCTATCTTAAACTGAATGCAACAGGATTTGACTCGCGCACAATATACGGCCCGAACCCCATTCAAAGGCTCTTGCCGGACAATTTGGTCAACTCCACTTTAGGAGGACTTGCAGGCACGATCGAACCGATCATACTCGCAAGTCTACTTGGGTGGATAATCCTGGCTATTTGGCAGAACCGTCGCGAACTTAAAGAGAAAACCAATGCCCCGCTATTAGTGGCAGCAGGCATGTTTTTAATCCTATCCCTAACACTTCCCGTCCTCTATAAGCAGACCGTATTATTCTCACAGCGATGGGCCGCGCCAGCGGTTATTTTCTTTGTTCTTGCGCTGCCCAATCCCTCACTTAAGCCTTCCATAAAAAGCATGCTATCATTCACTCTTCTTGCAAGTTTTATGCTGGCTACATGTTTGCATTGGCTGGCCTTTGAGGAACAAGATCTTCGGGGACTTGAGGATGCGTTAGCGCAAGTAAAACCATCCCATAATGTACTCGGTCTTGGCTTTTATGTTCCACCCGAAGAAACCGACCTCTTTAAGCATCATTCATTAATCCATATCCCGGCGTATACGCAACTTCTGCATCACGGCGAAATCAACTTCTCCTTCGCAGAATTTGGCTCTATGCCGATCATCTACAAAGAAATTCGACAACGCCCCTGGTCGGTCGATCTTGAATGGTTTCCCGGATTGGCGACGAATACCGATATTCTGTATTTCGACCATGTCTTAATCAGCGGCCACGAGCACGATCATGCCTTTTTCTCAAAGAACCCACTAATCGAGCCCGTTACGGAACAGGGCATCTGGCGACTATATAATGTGGTCCAGAATAAAGCGGCGCCCAGCCCTAATAAGGATACAGTAGGCACGACGCCTTAGTCCTTCAGCGTACAAACTCTAAGTAAGCGTTCAGCGGGTCGACCTAAAAGTCAGCCATTTACGCGATCAAGAGCGGTGCTGGTGCCTCATTTCTCAGCGCCTCAACCGCTTGGGTGATATAATCGAGGGCGCTGATCGACTGGCGCTTGCAAGTCTCTGCGATGGTCCACAGCCGCTCCATCATCCGCAATCCGGCGTTGGATTGCGAGCCCCAGGAGATCTTTCGCTGGACCACTGGCCCGCGAAGCGCGCGCTCCGAGGCGTTGTTGGTCATCTCAACGCCGGGGTGTTCCAGAAAAACCCAGGCCATCTTTAGATGCTTATCTTTTAGAAGCCAGCGAACTACCGCCGGCGCGGCTTTCCCGTGGGCCGCCGCCTTTTTGAGCAAGGCTTCCCACTTTGGGCGCACCTTTTGGCGGACCCATATGACGCATTTTTCGTGCGGGATTTCATCGGCGTTCGTGCGCGCCCATTTACCCTGAAGTTCGCGGCTCATGACCTCCAATTTCTTGCCAATCTGGCCGACTTCGCCGTCGAGTTCCGACATTTTTACAAACTCGCGTAGCAGGTGCGCATGACAAATTTGATGACGTTCGGCCGCCAAATATGAGTACGCGCCGTAGCGATCGGTAACGAAGATACGCGCGCCGGGGGCGCCGATAATCTCCTGGGCGACCGCTTTAGTACGACCCGACCGGATCCGATAGACGGCAGCCTGTGCGCTCTGAATGACCCAGATCCAATGCGGAAGTCGGCCTTTTCGCCAGCCGGTTTCATCGACCCCGACCTGCTCGGCCCGCTGAATCGCCGTGCACGCCTGATCGAATCCGGGCTTTAGCGCGGCGCTTGCCTCCTCAAGATGGCGCTGCACGCACCCGAGCGAGCTGGGCGCGCCGAGCACCTCGCCGACAAACCAGTCGAGTTGCCGGCGCGTGTCCGTCGTAAGCGTTCCAAGTGTGGCCAGCAGCCCAACCAGGCGCGGCCCCCAACCGCTTTTTTCGACCGCTTCGGGCAGCTTTGCGCGCGTTCGATGCCCGCACCCCGGGCACTCACAGGCCATGCGCTGGTGTTCGGTGCATTCGATAAGCTTCGGCGGAACCTCAAAAACTTGATGGCGCACCGGCTCGCCGCGTGCATCTTCAGCCGCTAGCTCGAGCCCACATTCTGAGCAATTTGTGGGAAAATACTGCTTTTGATGGTCCACCTTCTCCGGCGGCCAAAGCTCACGGTGGTGGCCCGGATGCCCCTTTTGAGCGCCCTGGGCGCGTTTTCCGTTTTCTTTTTTTTTACGCTGGGCACGCTGCTTCGGCCCATCGCTGGACGGCGGCTTCAAGGAGTTCTGCGAATTCAAACCGAGTTGGCGCTCCAATTGGTCAATGCGCTTTAACGCTTGTTCGAGTTGCGCGGCGAGTTTGGCGCAATAAAGTTCCCGTTCCTTCAGGCATCCACGAAGACGGGCGTTCTCGGCTTCGAGCTCGGCGATGCGTAAATCACGTTTGTCGGGTAGTATCTCCATCACATTAAGTGTCGGAACCGGAGGCGCTCAGGCAACCCGAAAAGTGTCTGTCAGCCCCATTTTAGGTAGACCCACTGAACGCTTACAACGCGCAATAATGATACAAATGATTAATCTTAAAATATGGCATCATAAATAATGAGGATCGGATGGTTAAGCATTAAGTCACAACTCTCACGAAGCTTGCCGTCCGTAGGCATTGCCGGCCTTTAGAATAGTTGCGATCCGCAGCTCTCGCCCCATCTATTAAAAAAAACGCCACACAGCAACTCCCCCCACGGTAATCAACATGCATGCCTGATGGTTGAGATACTTTCTCCAAATAGTATGTTGCAAACCACTACGACGCGAGCCAAATAGCTGATATATTTCAGGCACTTACTGCCAACCAATCGCCTGGAAACGTACACGCTGCCCGACGCATACTCCATCGATCTTCGCACACGAGTTGTCGACACCTGGGAGGCCAACGAAGGGTCTCAGGCGGCCATCGCCAAGCGCTTTTACGTCAGCCCTTCCAGCGTCGAGCGCTGGATCAAGCTCAAACGTGAAACCGGTTCTCTTCAACCACGGCCTCGTCTTGGTAGCCAGCACTCGCGCAAACTCATTAAGGAGCATCAGGCGGCGCTCAAAAAGTGGAATATCCCGCTGCGTGACCTGACTTTGAAGGAACTTGCACAGCGTCTGTACGACGGTTTCAGCGTACAAATCGAGATCTCCCAGATCAGTCGCACCTTGAGCAAAATAGGGTGGACTCGAAAAAAAGCGTTGTTGATCCTCGCCGGAAGCGAGCGGATGTCCAGGGACGTCGACTGGCCTGGGCAATGGTAGTTAAAGCCCTTGTCGCTAATCTCAGCCGCGTGGTCGTCATCGATGAAACGGCGCTGCATCCTTATATTCAACGCCGTTATGGGCGAGGCCCTTGCGGTGAGCGTTGTGTTTTCAAATCGCGCCGGCCGGGACGTCGCAACACGTCGATTGCGGCACTCGGCTATCATGGGCCGATTGCACACCGGCATATTAGAGGCGGTATAAATCGAGAAGAGTTCGAAAAATTTCTTCGCGAAGATCTGCTGCCGAAGCTATCAGCCTATTCGTTTGCCGTCTTTGATAACCTCAACATCCACACCGAATCGTGGGTTATAGAGCTGCTTAAAAGCCATCGCTGTATGCGGCTTTATCTGCGGCAATATAGTCCTAAATTCAATCCGATTGAGTTAGCCTTTAACAAGCTTAAAGCACTGATTCGCGGTATGCATCCTCAACGTACTGCGGCCGTTCGCGATACGTTTGAATGGGCTTGGGAGCAGATAAGCCCGGATAATGCGTGCGCATTTTTTCGGCGCTGGCCCTTCAATTCGGGCATATCGTCTACCCCAGCGAGCTCAACCCGGCCTATTATTGGGAGCATTCAAAGGCGCTATATATCGCCGTTATCGGCGTCCTCATCGCGCTGCTCTGGATGGCTGCGATGATGGTCACCTGGCGAAGCCGCCACCCCAGCGGGTGGCCGTTGACCTTCGCAGCCATCTGCTACCTACCGGCCTCCGGTATCGAGTATCTGCCCCGCTTTTTGGCAGACACCTATATCTACCTGCCGCTCATCGGACTTCTGGCAGCCGTCACTGTATTAATCCCGCGCGTCAAGCTGCGCCAACGGCCCTATTTCTAGGCACTTCTCATTGGGTTGCTCAGCATCGCCCTCGCCGCGAGCTCATTTCTCCAGGGCAAACGCTGGGAGAATACGCTCACGCTCTGGGAGCCGATGATGGAGAGCACCGCAGACCTTGGCCAAGCTCATTTTATGGTCGGCACCGCGCTGACCCATATCCGCGAGTATGAGCGCGCCGCCGAGGTCTTCGACGAGGGCTATTATGTGATGACGCAATGGCTGACCCCTCCCACAGAGGCCGCAGTGGCGTTTGCCGCGATTGGCAATAATGCGCGAGCCTACGAAGTATTGATGGATATTCTGGTCCGCACCGATACCCCAAGAAACCGTCGGACCGACGGGTTTTTCGTCCTCCTGCTGACTAATCACGACCTGCGCTGGCCCGAAGAAGACAAATTTAAAGCCGCCGCAGACCGAGCCGCCCGGCGCGCCTACTCCTCCGACTCTATTTTGTTGGCACTCGTGATCGGTTAAGCCCCCACCCCCGCTTTAAACTCCGTCAGACATTGAAAAACGCCATCATATCTCCCATGTTCATGGTGCGATTAGTCGATCGTTACACGAACAAAAAAGGAGCTATGATGGCGCACATCGATTCTAAACAAACTCTCGAGTTTTTGACAACCTTTCTTCCAGACTTTGTCATCGAAAAGTATGCGCGGGCGCTCGGCGTCGTCGTGCGAGAGCGCAAGGTCGACCCAGTCATGCTCGTCTGGACGCTTGTGTTGGGGTTTCCGGCGGGCTCTAAACGGACCATCGCCTCGCTGAGGCGGCGCGTTCAGCAGGTCGCGTCCATCACGATTGCCCGTTCGTCATTCCACGACCGGCTGACCGGTTTGCTGGCCGACCTCATCAAACGGTTGGTCGACTGGAGGCTGGCGGTGCAGAAGAAGTCGATCACCAAAAACGCGGCCAAACGCCTCGACGGCTTCAGCGAGCTTCTGGCGCTGGATTCGACCGTCATCGGGCTTCATCAGATGCTCGCCCACAGATGGGCGTCGACCCAGCCTGGCCAGGCTGCAGCCAAGTTGCATATGGTCACAAACGTCGTGTCAGGCACCGCCAATTCGGTTAAAATGACCGGCCAGACCCGGGCTGATATCGGCCCGTGGAAGACCGTCGGTTCGTGGGTCAAAAATTGCCTGCTGATGGTCGACCTGGGCTATTACGATTTTCATTTATTCAGGCGCATCGCCAAAAAGGGCGGGTTTTTCTTAAGCCGCGCCAAGTCCAACGCAAACCCGCGCATCGTCGCCTCCCACCAGCGGGTGGCGGGGAACTCTATCAATTTAGTCGGCCAGAAGCTCCAAGACGTCTTGGCGCGGCTTGAGCGCCGCATTATTGATGTTGAAGTCGAAGTCCCCGTGAAGCTTCGAAAGTATCGCGGTCGCAGTCGAACCGCGAAAATGCGTATGCGCTTGGTCGGCCAAAAACATGCCGAAACCGGTCAATACCACCTCTATTTTACCAATATCGGCCCCGAAACCCTCGGCGCCGACGAGATCGCCCAGACCTACCGGTTGCGCTGGCAGGTCGAACTATTGTTTACGCGGCTCAAAACGACGATGCGTCTCAATCAGATTCCCAGCTCAAAACCCGAAGTCGTCAAGGCGCTTATTTACGCGTCCATCCTCGCACTTTTGCTCTCCAACGCGTTTCTACAGGTGTTGCGCCAAATTAACCCTGGCCGCACCTATCCCGCCCAGCGCATGGACGCGGTTTTTCGCGATTTCGCCACCGTAATATTGCTCCATATCGCCCAGAAACGGGGGGCGCGCCGGATTGATTTGTTCAAGCTGATGACGGCCGAAGCTGCGGATCCCAATCGCAATAGACCCGGTTCACACGACATCCTATCAGCGATTCCCCTGGCTCATAAGCCCGATACGGTCGCTTTTGAGGAGGTTTCGGCTTAACCGAACACGAGTGATTTTGTTGGAGAAATACCCGGAAATATCGCGCTATTTCTATCGCCAGGGGCAAGTCGAGCTGGGCAAGCTCTACGCCCAGCGCCCGCAGCGCGGCGAGTAACGATGTCTATATGCGCATCGTTGACGCACTTCGAGGAGCGCTCCCGCCAGCCCCCTACGACCTATTCTTCCGAAGTCGCAGTGGAGTTGTTCTCGAACGCATTGACCACCCAACGCTGCTGATATTGCCAGGCACGAAGCCGCTCTACCATATCGGCCAGTTGCATCGGGTATGCATCGGCCACGTCCTCCTGCTCCCAGGGGTCTTCGTCGATATTAAAGAGCTTAAAGCGCTCCAAGGTCACATCGTAGTGGAGCTTCCATGCCCCATACTGCAGCGCGAGCTTGGGAGAATAACTCTCTTCATTAAGAACCTCGCCAAACTGATCCAGATCGGCGTCTTTGCCGTACGCTCGCACTTGCCCGACCAAATCGAAGAACTCCTGGCCTCGTATACTAAAGGCTTGTGTCACAAGCGGGCGTTCTGGCTCCTGCCCCAAAATCTCATATAGTGACCATCCCTGTGGATAGGTACCTTCGGCCGCTTTCACTCCGATAAAATCCAACATCGTCGGCATCACGTCTATCTGACTTATATCGAGCCGCATGCGTATCGAATCCTTCGGTAGTTTGGGCCCTGAGAAATACGCGGGTACAGTGCTAAGGATATTATGAACATGGACGTGATGCCCCCAAAAGGGTTTGCCGTCGAGCTCGTCTCCTATTCCCTCTCCATGGTCGGCGATAACAACAACTAAGGTGTTGGCCGATACGGGATGGTCATAAAACCACTCCATAAAGTTGCCAAGCTGCTCATCAACATATCTTATTTCGGACGCATAGGCTGCCGCGGGTCCCATCGGAGGCCCATATTCCGGGCGCTGAAGATACGGGTCATGAGGTTCATACAGGTGTACCCTGGCATGACCCCGGTTTCTCGGACACTGAAATAGAAGCATTTACGCTGCCGCATCGCGCGTCAACATGAATCTCTCAAACTGCATCGGAGAAACATAGTCGTTGAAGGAGTGAATGCGGTGCGCATTGTACCACATTAAGTACCGCAAAATGGCGTGCTGAGCCGCTTCGCGAGTGGCAAATTCTTCACGATAAATAAGCTCGGTTTTAAGTGTTGAGAAGAAGCTCTCGCTCGGCGCGTTGTCCCAGCAATTGCCCTTTCGGCTCATGCTGACGGTGGCCTGAGCGCGGTCTAATTCGTCTTGATAATCATTGGCGGCATACTGCGAGCCGCGGTCAGTGTGGTGTATAAAGCCGGGCTCAGGCTGGCGGTGTGTGAGAGCCATATCAAGGGCGTCTAAGGC encodes:
- a CDS encoding ABC transporter permease is translated as MRWIRVNTAIALNTFREAVRNKIFGSLIFFAVLLIVMSIAFGELSLHNEVRVARDLTFFTTSIFAMVITVYSSVTLLHTEIEKQTIYTILSKPIRRWEFLVGKFTGIQLLLSAILTALFAISSGVILLQGGEITAALAWGHVTLLLQLSIITAIAMLMASFSSPLLSGMVSVAIFIAGNLMTQLAQVEELLRSQHNPIWRVIWAVQYLLPNLESLNLAEVITYSVPVSAAYLGSAVWYASAYTAIVMLLAMIIFSRRDFV
- a CDS encoding glycosyltransferase family 39 protein, whose translation is MSTSNSIEVPPESRRDFIFEKLKQYASLPYLLLIFITVLIYSQTLSFGIMDTWDDQVFFLDRPELKNWWGTPWFERLTTPEIGYPIPIPTVLYVLLQQLPGDWVIPTSHGLNVLLQCINACLMYKVLLRWLEKRTPTLVAALLWASHPLLVESVAWVTNLKTLTFAAALLTAILFWENHLRAPKRYYIAFSGLFAILAFGCRPEAIIIAPLILARTYWKGGWPLLRRPIYWVLPIGLAILSAIFIPFVIGSHTTALIAINDNSTITTLKNLEHYQQIFTALALQIWHIISPNNLNPAYYEEQYRAPYILISGILIAAVWLGAILITWRTKHPGGWPLTFAAICYAPASGIEYLPRFTADTYMYLPLAGLLAASITFLPQRINYRERAHFWSLLTLLVICALATSSFIQNQRWRNTITLWEPLLESTAEYGQAHFMVGIALTSVGEYDKAVKIFDEGYHGITRTLTPPVEMAVAYASAGNPIRAYEILMDILLRSDIPSDPRTDSLLVILAAKNKLNWPDKGRFNEVANKAAWRVYQARSLPQQLHSEVSKYFYHQQQDDLGKLFANTAPRSK
- the tnpC gene encoding IS66 family transposase, yielding MEILPDKRDLRIAELEAENARLRGCLKERELYCAKLAAQLEQALKRIDQLERQLGLNSQNSLKPPSSDGPKQRAQRKKKENGKRAQGAQKGHPGHHRELWPPEKVDHQKQYFPTNCSECGLELAAEDARGEPVRHQVFEVPPKLIECTEHQRMACECPGCGHRTRAKLPEAVEKSGWGPRLVGLLATLGTLTTDTRRQLDWFVGEVLGAPSSLGCVQRHLEEASAALKPGFDQACTAIQRAEQVGVDETGWRKGRLPHWIWVIQSAQAAVYRIRSGRTKAVAQEIIGAPGARIFVTDRYGAYSYLAAERHQICHAHLLREFVKMSELDGEVGQIGKKLEVMSRELQGKWARTNADEIPHEKCVIWVRQKVRPKWEALLKKAAAHGKAAPAVVRWLLKDKHLKMAWVFLEHPGVEMTNNASERALRGPVVQRKISWGSQSNAGLRMMERLWTIAETCKRQSISALDYITQAVEALRNEAPAPLLIA
- a CDS encoding helix-turn-helix domain-containing protein, translated to MDLRTRVVDTWEANEGSQAAIAKRFYVSPSSVERWIKLKRETGSLQPRPRLGSQHSRKLIKEHQAALKKWNIPLRDLTLKELAQRLYDGFSVQIEISQISRTLSKIGWTRKKALLILAGSERMSRDVDWPGQW
- a CDS encoding IS4 family transposase, giving the protein MTTFLPDFVIEKYARALGVVVRERKVDPVMLVWTLVLGFPAGSKRTIASLRRRVQQVASITIARSSFHDRLTGLLADLIKRLVDWRLAVQKKSITKNAAKRLDGFSELLALDSTVIGLHQMLAHRWASTQPGQAAAKLHMVTNVVSGTANSVKMTGQTRADIGPWKTVGSWVKNCLLMVDLGYYDFHLFRRIAKKGGFFLSRAKSNANPRIVASHQRVAGNSINLVGQKLQDVLARLERRIIDVEVEVPVKLRKYRGRSRTAKMRMRLVGQKHAETGQYHLYFTNIGPETLGADEIAQTYRLRWQVELLFTRLKTTMRLNQIPSSKPEVVKALIYASILALLLSNAFLQVLRQINPGRTYPAQRMDAVFRDFATVILLHIAQKRGARRIDLFKLMTAEAADPNRNRPGSHDILSAIPLAHKPDTVAFEEVSA
- a CDS encoding sulfatase-like hydrolase/transferase, with translation MLLFQCPRNRGHARVHLYEPHDPYLQRPEYGPPMGPAAAYASEIRYVDEQLGNFMEWFYDHPVSANTLVVVIADHGEGIGDELDGKPFWGHHVHVHNILSTVPAYFSGPKLPKDSIRMRLDISQIDVMPTMLDFIGVKAAEGTYPQGWSLYEILGQEPERPLVTQAFSIRGQEFFDLVGQVRAYGKDADLDQFGEVLNEESYSPKLALQYGAWKLHYDVTLERFKLFNIDEDPWEQEDVADAYPMQLADMVERLRAWQYQQRWVVNAFENNSTATSEE